Proteins from a single region of Neomonachus schauinslandi chromosome 10, ASM220157v2, whole genome shotgun sequence:
- the KCNS3 gene encoding potassium voltage-gated channel subfamily S member 3, translating into MVFGEFFHRPGPDEELVNLNVGGFKQSVDQSTLLRFPHTRLGKLLTCHSEEAILELCDDYSVADKEYYFDRNPSLFRYVLNFYYTGKLHVMEELCVFSFCQEIEYWGINELFLDSCCSNRYQERKEENHEKDWDQKSNDVSTDSSFEESSLFEKELEKFDKLRFGQLRKKIWIRMENPAYCLSAKLIAISSLSVVLASIVAMCVHSMSEFQNEDGEVDDPVLEGVEIACIVWFTGELAIRLVAAPCQKKFWKNPLNIIDFVSIIPFYATLAVDTKEEESEDIENMGKVVQILRLMRIFRILKLARHSVGLRSLGATLRHSYHEVGLLLLFLSVGISIFSVLIYSVEKDEHTSSLTSIPICWWWATISMTTVGYGDTHPVTLAGKLIASTCIICGILVVALPITIIFNKFSKYYQKQKDIDVDQCSEDPPEKCHELPYFNIRDIYAQRMHAFITSLSSVGIVVSDPDSTDASSIEDNEDVYNTASLENCTAK; encoded by the coding sequence ATGGTGTTTGGTGAGTTTTTCCATCGCCCTGGACCAGACGAGGAACTTGTCAACTTGAACGTGGGAGGCTTTAAGCAGTCCGTCGACCAAAGCACCCTCCTGCGGTTTCCTCACACCAGACTTGGAAAGCTGCTCACCTGTCACTCGGAAGAGGCCATTCTAGAGCTGTGTGATGACTATAGTGTGGCCGATAAGGAGTACTATTTCGATCGGAACCCGTCCTTGTTCAgatatgttttgaatttttattatacgGGGAAGCTGCACGTCATGGAGGAGCTGTGCGTGTTCTCATTCTGCCAGGAGATCGAGTACTGGGGCATCAACGAGCTCTTCCTCGATTCCTGCTGCAGTAATCGCTACCAGGAGCGCAAGGAAGAAAACCATGAGAAGGACTGGGACCAGAAGAGCAACGACGTGAGTACCGACTCCTCCTTTGAGGAGTCGTCTCTGTTtgagaaggagctggagaagttTGACAAGCTGCGATTTGGTCAGCTCCGGAAGAAGATCTGGATTCGAATGGAAAACCCGGCCTACTGCCTGTCTGCCAAGCTCATTGCCATCTCCTCCTTGAGTGTGGTGTTGGCCTCCATTGTGGCCATGTGTGTCCATAGCATGTCGGAGTTCCAGAACGAGGACGGGGAGGTAGATGACCCTGTGCTGGAAGGCGTGGAGATCGCGTGCATCGTGTGGTTCACTGGTGAGCTGGCCATCCGGCTGGTGGCTGCTCCCTGTcaaaagaaattctggaagaaCCCTCTGAACATAATTGACTTCGTCTCCATTATCCCCTTCTATGCCACCTTGGCTGTGGACACCAAGGAGGAAGAGAGCGAGGACATTGAGAACATGGGCAAGGTGGTCCAGATCCTCAGGCTTATGAGGATTTTCCGAATTCTCAAGCTTGCCCGGCACTCAGTAGGACTTCGGTCTCTAGGTGCCACACTGAGACACAGCTACCATGAAGTTGGgctgcttcttctctttctctctgtgggcATTTCCATCTTTTCCGTGCTTATCTACTCTGTGGAGAAAGATGAGCACACGTCCAGCCTCACCAGCATCCCCATCTGCTGGTGGTGGGCCACCATCAGCATGACTACTGTGGGCTACGGAGACACCCACCCAGTCACCTTGGCCGGGAAGCTTATCGCCAGCACGTGCATCATCTGTGGGATCTTGGTGGTGGCCCTTCCTATCACCATTATCTTCAACAAGTTTTCCAAGTACTACCAGAAGCAGAAGGACATTGACGTGGACCAGTGCAGTGAGGACCCACCAGAGAAGTGTCATGAACTCCCTTACTTTAACATTAGGGATATTTACGCACAGCGGATGCACGCCTTCATTACCAGTCTATCTTCTGTGGGAATTGTGGTGAGCGATCCCGATTCCACAGATGCTTCAAGCATCGAAGACAACGAGGATGTTTATAATACCGCATCCTTGGAGAATTGCACAGCAAAATGA